The nucleotide sequence GGGCCGGGGCGGTCGTGGACGGCCGTCGTCTTCCTCAACTTGCTCGACGGGCACATCGCCGGGTTGACCGATTGGATTCGGCGCGAGATTGCGCGGCGAGCGATTTTCGGCAATGACCTGTTGCCGCCCGCCTGACCCAAAAGCGCCATTCTGCGTCAACAACGGCGCGCCTTGTTCGTCGAGAATGGTCAGCAAATAGCTCTTGCCGCTGCCCTGGAGCGGAAATACCTGCTCTTGTCCCGGAGCGATTTCGATCTGCATCGCGGGTTGCGGGCGTTCCTGCTCGCCATCGCTGAGCGCCCATTTGACCGTGCCGCGAAACCGATAGCGGTTGTTGCGATTTTGCAGCGTCACCAGCAATTGACCGTCTTTGGCCTCGATGACGCCTTGCAGCATCGGCGGGGCAAATTCCTTGAAATCGTCGAGTTCGATTTCATCCTGATGTTTTTGTGTGGAAGCGGCGCCTGAAGTCTTGGCTGGCGGTGGAGCAATCAACTGTGCGGCGTCAGGCTCACGCAGCGGATCGCCGCTAATCAGATAATCTGTCCGAGGCGTCCCGCCGGCCTTTTTGCTGGCGACAGGAGTTGTCGCACGACTGGTTTCACCGCCTTTGCGTTCGCGCGGATTGGCGCGTTCGGTGAGCGCGTGTCCGCTCGCCCCCAGGGCTGCGCCGGGCGCTTCGTAGCGAAAAACGGTGTATTCGGAAATTAACTTGGCGAGCACGAGTTTGCGCCCGAATTCCGTGGCTTGTTGCGTGCTGGCAAATTGACCGCCGACGCGCACGCGGTAAAAGACGCCTTTGCCGCTCACTTCGCCTATCAACCAATACGCATGCAGGCCGCGCTCGCGCAACCCGCCGGTCAAAGCTTCGGCTTCGGCTCGCGTTTGCACCGCCGCCACCTGCACAGCGAATCCATTCTGCGCCTGCACACCGACTGCGACGCCAGCCCAGAGCGCCAAAGATAGACACAACCAGAGAGTTC is from Acidobacteriota bacterium and encodes:
- a CDS encoding SPOR domain-containing protein produces the protein MSENVMMALVRTLWLCLSLALWAGVAVGVQAQNGFAVQVAAVQTRAEAEALTGGLRERGLHAYWLIGEVSGKGVFYRVRVGGQFASTQQATEFGRKLVLAKLISEYTVFRYEAPGAALGASGHALTERANPRERKGGETSRATTPVASKKAGGTPRTDYLISGDPLREPDAAQLIAPPPAKTSGAASTQKHQDEIELDDFKEFAPPMLQGVIEAKDGQLLVTLQNRNNRYRFRGTVKWALSDGEQERPQPAMQIEIAPGQEQVFPLQGSGKSYLLTILDEQGAPLLTQNGAFGSGGRQQVIAENRSPRNLAPNPIGQPGDVPVEQVEEDDGRPRPPRPGEKSVLQTANYPTGKVEDGNPPAETEPAPDAKKDPVQPGDVKVIVRQVAETAENVTIEFEILAREPLGMIAMTIHTASTSDTKQAIMTTKQGRLPFLAPAGDTTGNISYELRNEQGVILATGSKPFRDLAKN